A genomic stretch from Sulfurovum riftiae includes:
- a CDS encoding BatD family protein, with translation MQNLGNMNIQRSALSIGKLIIFFVALFTAANAAGVEASLSSPEVVQGNMVQLKIKATGKRAEFPDIQSIDGAKVLGRSQTQNNSISYINGKMSNEHSTSLILSFAPQHDITIPSYSVNIDGKVYRTDPIKVKVVKASAPGVGSNVKYSLQMRADKQEVIVGEPLVVTVYFSLKTGVRLADNPQYNKPEFKDFFVKEVNDPRAYIKGDQQVQELRYILTPQKEGTYTVGPATARITEVDRNRRDMFGRFFGGNTKSIASNTLTITVKPKPADTDLVGNFTLESEVDHDHVKANKPVNLTVRIEGEGSLEDFALSDYEIDGVTVYSDDAKVETGLSGSKIKSTFVKSFAFISDHDFTIPARTISVYDTKKGQVTTLEIPSYSIKVDTPKQSAAAVPATNSTNGKVQTNLKQPDSILGKDVEKKGEIERVAWWMLLLAFIAGSALMYLLQLLPKFKGRHASPFKESEALKILYAHINEDKEAEAMVRRLYAKKNGDKSVIIDKKELKALVEKYRTH, from the coding sequence ATGCAAAACCTTGGTAATATGAACATTCAGCGTTCAGCGTTGAGTATAGGAAAATTAATCATATTCTTTGTGGCACTATTCACTGCAGCGAATGCTGCGGGTGTTGAAGCAAGCCTCTCCAGTCCAGAGGTCGTACAGGGAAATATGGTGCAGTTAAAGATCAAAGCAACAGGGAAGAGGGCGGAATTTCCCGATATTCAGAGTATTGACGGTGCCAAAGTACTGGGACGTTCTCAGACACAGAACAATTCTATCAGCTATATCAACGGTAAAATGTCCAATGAACATTCTACCAGTCTGATTCTGTCCTTTGCACCCCAGCATGATATAACGATCCCGTCGTACAGTGTCAATATTGACGGTAAGGTCTACAGGACTGATCCGATCAAGGTCAAAGTGGTCAAAGCATCTGCGCCCGGAGTGGGCAGTAATGTGAAGTATTCCCTGCAGATGCGCGCGGACAAACAGGAGGTCATCGTAGGTGAACCTCTGGTGGTCACAGTTTACTTCAGTCTTAAAACAGGTGTAAGACTGGCAGACAATCCACAGTACAACAAACCGGAGTTCAAAGATTTCTTCGTCAAAGAGGTGAATGACCCAAGAGCCTATATCAAGGGGGATCAGCAGGTTCAGGAACTCAGGTATATCCTGACACCGCAGAAAGAGGGAACATACACTGTAGGCCCGGCCACTGCAAGGATCACGGAAGTCGACAGAAACAGACGTGACATGTTCGGAAGATTTTTCGGAGGCAATACAAAGTCTATTGCGTCAAATACATTGACGATCACGGTGAAACCAAAACCTGCAGACACCGATCTTGTCGGTAACTTCACACTTGAGAGTGAGGTGGATCATGACCATGTCAAAGCCAACAAGCCGGTGAACCTGACAGTACGTATCGAGGGTGAAGGGTCGCTTGAAGATTTTGCTCTGAGTGACTATGAGATAGACGGTGTGACCGTGTACAGTGATGATGCCAAGGTAGAGACAGGATTGAGCGGAAGCAAAATAAAAAGCACGTTTGTCAAGAGTTTTGCCTTTATTTCCGACCATGATTTTACGATCCCTGCCAGAACGATCTCGGTGTATGATACAAAAAAAGGGCAGGTGACTACCCTGGAGATCCCGTCATACAGCATTAAAGTCGATACTCCCAAACAGAGTGCAGCAGCTGTACCTGCTACGAACAGTACGAATGGAAAGGTACAGACGAACCTGAAACAGCCTGACAGTATTTTAGGGAAAGACGTAGAGAAAAAAGGGGAAATTGAGCGTGTTGCCTGGTGGATGCTCCTGCTTGCTTTCATCGCCGGTTCAGCCTTGATGTACCTGTTGCAGCTGCTGCCGAAATTCAAAGGCAGGCATGCCAGTCCGTTCAAAGAGTCGGAAGCACTGAAGATACTCTATGCACATATCAACGAGGACAAAGAAGCCGAAGCGATGGTGCGCAGACTCTATGCCAAGAAAAACGGCGATAAAAGTGTTATAATTGACAAAAAAGAATTGAAAGCATTGGTGGAGAAGTACAGAACCCACTGA
- a CDS encoding BatD family protein, producing the protein MQKLLFLILILLAFANAREVEVFSYVPEAKALVSDTEIVAGHMIRLKIRANGDKVLFPEIKEIGGVKVLEEREIIVNRPHYINGVLKKERTIRIYTFAPHHDMTIPSYDVEIDGRIYKTKPIKIKVVPVNAQNTEDNNKFFLHLETDKKSVVVGEPILVTVYLSLKLGTRLSEDPQYTKPVFEGFFSEELGEEKTYIKSDRQVTELKYLLTPHSAGSFSVGPARAKIGVSDRSKLDMFGRSIRTFWVPIASNSVEIEVAKKPRKSDLVGRFTIESSLDAKNVKANKPVNLTVKIAGDGALEDFEFPGFEMDGVTVYSDDAEIRTTVDGNHIKSEYTQKFAFISGHDFTIPARRISAYDTKSKTVKYLEVPSYDVHVEGSQAFVAQKPQRGSAAAGKVHSNLKIPQKSMLDIEGNDNLPEVQSVPWRMIVLAFVAGLLAMYLFQYLLSIKRKRKRSTIREDEALQILYPHTNTSKAVEDMVRMLYAKKNGDKSIEIDRTVLKILIEKYGT; encoded by the coding sequence ATGCAGAAATTACTGTTTTTGATCTTGATACTATTGGCATTTGCAAATGCAAGAGAGGTTGAAGTGTTTTCGTATGTCCCTGAAGCAAAAGCCCTTGTTTCAGATACAGAGATCGTTGCGGGCCATATGATACGGCTCAAGATCAGGGCAAACGGAGATAAAGTGCTATTTCCGGAAATTAAAGAGATAGGGGGTGTCAAAGTGCTGGAAGAGCGTGAGATTATTGTCAACAGGCCCCACTACATAAACGGAGTGCTGAAAAAAGAGCGTACCATACGGATCTATACTTTTGCGCCTCATCATGATATGACCATACCCTCTTATGATGTTGAGATAGATGGAAGAATATATAAAACCAAACCTATAAAGATCAAAGTCGTACCTGTGAATGCGCAAAATACGGAAGACAATAACAAATTTTTTCTGCATCTTGAGACAGATAAAAAATCTGTAGTAGTGGGTGAGCCGATTTTGGTAACAGTATATCTTTCGTTAAAACTGGGGACAAGACTTTCAGAGGATCCTCAATACACCAAACCGGTATTTGAGGGATTTTTTTCAGAAGAGCTTGGCGAGGAGAAGACCTATATAAAAAGTGACCGGCAGGTGACGGAATTGAAATACCTTTTAACGCCTCATTCCGCAGGCAGTTTCTCTGTGGGGCCGGCAAGAGCCAAAATAGGTGTATCTGACAGAAGCAAATTGGATATGTTCGGAAGGTCAATTCGTACTTTCTGGGTACCGATCGCTTCCAACAGTGTTGAAATTGAAGTGGCAAAGAAACCCAGAAAAAGTGACCTTGTGGGCCGCTTTACCATAGAGAGCAGTCTTGATGCAAAAAATGTAAAAGCCAATAAACCGGTAAACCTCACTGTAAAGATAGCAGGAGATGGGGCACTTGAGGATTTTGAGTTTCCCGGTTTTGAAATGGATGGCGTAACGGTTTACAGTGATGATGCAGAGATCCGGACCACAGTGGATGGAAACCATATTAAAAGTGAGTATACGCAAAAATTCGCATTTATCTCAGGTCATGATTTTACCATTCCGGCACGACGTATTTCTGCGTATGATACCAAAAGCAAAACAGTAAAGTATCTGGAGGTCCCTTCCTATGATGTTCATGTGGAGGGTTCACAGGCCTTTGTTGCGCAAAAGCCTCAAAGAGGGTCAGCTGCTGCAGGCAAAGTACATAGCAATCTGAAAATCCCCCAAAAGTCGATGCTGGACATTGAAGGGAACGACAATCTTCCTGAAGTTCAGTCTGTGCCATGGCGGATGATCGTATTGGCTTTTGTTGCAGGTTTGCTGGCTATGTACCTGTTTCAGTATCTTCTTTCAATAAAGCGGAAGAGAAAAAGAAGCACGATCAGGGAAGATGAAGCACTTCAAATACTTTATCCGCATACCAATACGTCCAAAGCGGTCGAAGATATGGTGCGTATGTTGTATGCGAAGAAAAACGGTGACAAGAGTATTGAGATCGATAGAACGGTATTGAAGATATTGATAGAAAAATATGGAACATAA
- a CDS encoding tetratricopeptide repeat protein produces MFCVSVFNDLNAGLTDFKTIEQAKQAYENKQYSKSAALLHSLDKEVPQKEYDIGNAYYKSKNYDAAIKSYKKAKGVDKAMRLHNIGNAYFQKKDLDSAIKSYEEALKIREDKDTRFNLELAKKMKKKQQQKKKKQQKKDKQKKKDQKNQDKKKNKDQKKDDQKKKNDQQKKDKQKKKGDQKQKDQQNKEKKDQKKKGDQQKKDKKNQEKKDQKKKDGQEKDKKKENDKKEGDKKKSDSQKEKKPQDKKGDKSSGASKAQKKMSKEEKLKQQELKRLLKKMKQKGTPTMMYQMNSAKKSKRNDSANPW; encoded by the coding sequence GTGTTTTGTGTTTCAGTTTTCAATGACTTGAATGCCGGGTTAACAGATTTCAAAACGATTGAACAGGCAAAACAGGCATATGAGAATAAACAGTACAGCAAAAGTGCTGCACTTTTGCACTCTCTGGACAAAGAAGTACCACAGAAAGAGTATGATATCGGAAATGCCTATTACAAGTCCAAGAATTATGATGCAGCCATCAAATCCTATAAAAAGGCAAAAGGGGTAGACAAGGCGATGCGTCTGCACAATATAGGCAATGCCTATTTTCAGAAAAAAGATCTTGATTCTGCTATCAAAAGTTATGAAGAAGCCTTGAAGATCAGAGAAGACAAAGATACACGTTTTAATCTTGAACTTGCCAAAAAGATGAAAAAGAAGCAGCAGCAAAAGAAAAAGAAACAGCAGAAAAAAGATAAGCAAAAAAAGAAAGACCAGAAAAATCAGGACAAAAAAAAGAACAAGGATCAAAAGAAAGACGATCAAAAAAAGAAAAATGATCAACAGAAAAAAGACAAACAAAAAAAGAAAGGCGATCAAAAACAGAAAGACCAGCAAAACAAAGAGAAAAAAGACCAGAAGAAAAAAGGCGATCAGCAAAAGAAAGATAAGAAAAACCAAGAGAAAAAAGATCAGAAAAAGAAAGACGGACAAGAGAAAGATAAGAAAAAAGAGAATGATAAAAAAGAGGGCGACAAAAAGAAGTCGGATTCCCAAAAAGAGAAAAAGCCCCAGGATAAAAAAGGCGACAAATCTTCAGGTGCATCAAAAGCGCAGAAAAAAATGTCCAAAGAAGAGAAACTCAAACAGCAGGAGTTGAAAAGACTGCTGAAGAAAATGAAACAAAAAGGGACACCTACCATGATGTACCAAATGAACAGTGCTAAAAAATCCAAAAGGAATGATAGTGCCAATCCATGGTGA
- a CDS encoding vWA domain-containing protein: protein MEFVNPYLFWIMIVPFILFTFLITTNKERLSRIFDEKVLARLSASSEGIPLKLRNIIMFAAIFFMIVALARPVKELEDKVVKVEGLTLLTALDISGSMRSKDVYPNRLEFAKKKMMAFFDAMPSDEIGVVAFAYSPFILAPFSSDKETLKMMVKGVDDSYINMGSTDFLALGELADSLLAKKDPKIMVLFTDGGDEEAIAGLADVLKAGKIDLYVVLVGTDKGAPVIDAKGKPIMKKDGTIAITQRNDALGLLAKENGGAYVVAGTGKKDIENLAAVIKGKYKDQQQGEVRVKQRVEYFYYPLGLGLLLLLIGLSSLPRRREV from the coding sequence ATGGAATTTGTAAATCCGTATCTTTTTTGGATCATGATCGTACCTTTTATACTCTTTACATTTTTGATTACAACAAACAAAGAGCGTCTCTCACGTATTTTTGATGAAAAAGTACTGGCACGTTTATCGGCTAGCTCAGAGGGGATACCTCTTAAATTGAGGAATATCATCATGTTTGCAGCGATCTTTTTTATGATCGTTGCTTTGGCACGACCTGTGAAAGAGTTGGAAGACAAAGTAGTGAAAGTAGAGGGATTGACCCTGCTTACGGCATTGGACATTTCAGGTTCCATGCGCAGTAAAGATGTCTATCCCAACCGTTTGGAGTTCGCGAAGAAAAAGATGATGGCATTTTTTGATGCTATGCCTAGTGATGAGATAGGGGTCGTCGCCTTTGCCTACAGTCCCTTTATCCTCGCACCGTTTTCAAGTGACAAAGAGACACTTAAGATGATGGTGAAAGGGGTAGATGATTCCTACATTAATATGGGGTCTACTGATTTCCTGGCATTAGGTGAGCTTGCAGACTCTCTGCTTGCAAAGAAAGACCCGAAGATCATGGTGCTCTTCACCGATGGCGGTGATGAAGAAGCTATCGCAGGATTGGCTGATGTGCTCAAAGCCGGCAAGATAGACCTTTATGTGGTACTTGTGGGTACGGATAAAGGTGCTCCGGTCATCGACGCCAAAGGCAAACCGATCATGAAAAAGGATGGAACGATCGCGATCACACAGAGAAACGATGCCTTGGGACTGCTGGCAAAAGAGAATGGCGGTGCCTATGTGGTTGCCGGTACGGGGAAAAAAGATATTGAGAACCTGGCAGCTGTGATCAAAGGAAAATACAAAGACCAGCAACAGGGAGAAGTCAGGGTCAAGCAGAGAGTGGAGTATTTCTACTATCCGCTTGGGCTTGGTTTGTTACTGCTGTTGATAGGCTTGAGTTCATTGCCTAGAAGGAGAGAAGTATAA
- a CDS encoding vWA domain-containing protein, whose amino-acid sequence MSQFSFEYPLLLLVLLFFIVCSKWCKERSRAIFFPHVHTLMTKEVHKSSLLSWLKWIGIVAAVIALASPVLTKNYVNSKKEGRDIVLVIDSSDSMRQMGFDPNDPYKNKFDVVKEVVGDFIKKRKNDRIGMVTFADVAFIASPLTFEKEFLTNITEMQELGMAGKRTAINDALVQAYNLLSKSKSKSKIVILLTDGRDNMSKVPLSDVKHMIEKRDVKLYTIGIGGSRDYDARYLQTLARAGKGQAYAARSAAMLSNIYDEINKLEVTKLDSKKIVEHTYLYVYPLFLAILSLLLFIYYRNSKGV is encoded by the coding sequence ATGAGTCAATTTAGTTTTGAATATCCGTTATTACTGTTGGTGCTGCTGTTCTTCATCGTATGCAGCAAGTGGTGCAAAGAGCGCAGCCGGGCGATATTTTTCCCGCATGTGCATACACTGATGACCAAAGAGGTGCATAAATCTTCTCTGCTGAGTTGGCTGAAGTGGATCGGAATTGTCGCAGCAGTAATCGCTCTGGCATCACCGGTCCTGACAAAGAATTATGTCAACTCGAAGAAAGAGGGGCGGGATATTGTCCTGGTTATTGACAGTTCGGACTCGATGCGTCAGATGGGTTTTGACCCGAATGACCCGTACAAGAATAAATTCGATGTGGTCAAAGAGGTGGTCGGAGACTTCATTAAGAAGCGTAAAAATGACCGTATCGGTATGGTGACGTTTGCAGATGTGGCATTCATTGCCTCACCGTTGACCTTTGAGAAGGAATTTCTGACCAATATTACCGAGATGCAGGAACTGGGAATGGCAGGAAAGAGAACGGCCATCAATGATGCACTGGTCCAGGCCTATAACCTGCTGAGCAAGAGTAAGTCCAAATCGAAAATAGTCATTCTTCTGACAGACGGAAGAGACAATATGTCCAAGGTCCCGTTATCGGATGTTAAACATATGATCGAGAAAAGAGATGTGAAGCTCTATACCATAGGTATTGGCGGTTCCAGGGATTATGATGCCAGATACCTTCAAACACTTGCACGTGCAGGAAAGGGCCAGGCCTATGCTGCGAGATCGGCAGCGATGTTGAGCAATATTTATGATGAGATCAACAAGCTCGAAGTCACCAAACTGGACAGCAAGAAGATCGTAGAGCATACTTATTTGTATGTTTATCCTCTGTTCCTTGCCATATTGAGCCTGTTGTTATTTATCTATTACAGAAATTCGAAAGGAGTATAG
- a CDS encoding DUF58 domain-containing protein yields the protein MNKKAKKIVLKTKKQVYGDMLGNNASMFQGEGFEFTELREYVYGDDVRKIDWKTTAKLGKPFVKIYKEERELNVVVVSMLGGSTYFGTVKQKSDIIAEVAGTLGFSAVKNADLFSHMIFADKLYELSKPSKKLFSVHKAVENIVEFEPIGKEGDFKALVETLNNRLKKKALLFIISDFVGDVDLKLLSKKHDVFAVIVRDRFEEEPSELGYLRLIDMETKQSFEGNIDSSTLKSYKKALLKNDEKLYKQFKKHGIRFTKVYTHEDGALKLMKSMRR from the coding sequence GTGAACAAAAAAGCAAAAAAGATCGTCCTTAAGACCAAGAAACAGGTCTACGGGGATATGCTCGGTAACAATGCTTCTATGTTCCAGGGTGAAGGGTTCGAATTTACTGAGCTTCGTGAGTATGTCTACGGGGATGATGTCCGTAAGATAGACTGGAAGACGACCGCCAAACTGGGAAAACCTTTTGTCAAGATTTACAAAGAGGAGAGAGAACTCAATGTGGTAGTGGTCTCCATGCTTGGAGGTTCCACCTATTTTGGGACGGTGAAGCAGAAGTCGGACATTATTGCCGAAGTGGCAGGCACACTCGGCTTTTCTGCCGTGAAGAATGCAGACCTCTTCTCCCATATGATCTTTGCGGACAAGCTGTATGAACTGAGCAAACCGAGCAAAAAACTTTTCTCAGTCCATAAAGCAGTAGAGAATATCGTCGAGTTCGAACCTATAGGCAAAGAGGGTGACTTCAAGGCACTGGTAGAGACACTGAACAACCGTCTGAAGAAAAAGGCGTTGCTTTTCATCATCTCAGACTTTGTGGGTGATGTGGATCTGAAGCTGCTAAGCAAAAAGCATGATGTCTTTGCAGTGATCGTACGTGACAGATTTGAGGAGGAGCCGAGTGAACTTGGCTACCTCAGGCTGATAGATATGGAGACAAAGCAGAGTTTCGAAGGCAACATAGACAGCAGTACGCTCAAGAGTTATAAAAAAGCACTCTTGAAGAACGATGAGAAACTTTATAAGCAGTTCAAGAAACACGGTATCAGGTTCACCAAGGTCTATACCCATGAGGATGGAGCGTTGAAACTGATGAAAAGCATGAGGAGATAG
- a CDS encoding AAA family ATPase → MSQIIQNIRTEISKVLVGQDKMVEGLLAGLLCRGHILLEGVPGLAKTTAVNALAKTLGLNFKRVQFTPDLLPSDIIGTEIYDPSNNSFKIKQGPVFTNLLLADEINRAPAKVQSALLEVMQERQVTIGDETFKIDLPFLVMATQNPVEQEGAYELPEAQLDRFMMKVVVGYNTKEEELEIARRVANNSFEEIQQVATKEDLEQIRKEALEVHMDEEIEAYIIELVAATRDPKAYGLEELEPYIEFGASPRASIDMYKAARAIAYLKGQDYVSPIEIAYIAKEILRHRIILSYEAQAEDITQDYIIEKILAAVPIP, encoded by the coding sequence TTGAGTCAAATCATACAGAATATCAGAACAGAGATCTCGAAGGTCCTTGTCGGCCAGGATAAAATGGTCGAGGGATTACTTGCCGGACTGCTTTGCCGTGGGCACATTTTGCTTGAAGGTGTACCCGGGCTTGCAAAGACCACGGCGGTCAATGCCCTGGCAAAAACACTGGGCCTTAACTTCAAACGTGTGCAGTTCACCCCTGACCTGCTTCCTTCGGACATTATCGGAACGGAGATCTACGACCCTTCCAACAACTCTTTCAAGATCAAACAGGGACCGGTCTTTACCAACTTATTACTAGCTGATGAGATCAACCGTGCACCGGCAAAAGTACAGTCGGCACTGCTTGAAGTCATGCAGGAAAGACAGGTGACCATCGGTGATGAGACCTTCAAGATCGATCTGCCTTTCCTCGTTATGGCAACACAGAACCCTGTGGAGCAGGAGGGAGCGTATGAACTTCCCGAAGCACAGCTTGACCGTTTCATGATGAAAGTGGTTGTAGGGTACAACACCAAAGAGGAAGAGCTTGAGATCGCAAGACGTGTCGCGAACAACAGTTTTGAAGAGATACAGCAGGTAGCGACGAAAGAGGATCTCGAGCAGATTCGTAAAGAGGCGCTTGAAGTCCACATGGATGAAGAGATCGAAGCCTACATCATCGAACTGGTCGCAGCAACACGTGACCCCAAAGCGTATGGGCTCGAAGAACTTGAACCGTACATCGAGTTCGGTGCAAGTCCGCGTGCGAGTATCGATATGTACAAAGCGGCACGGGCGATCGCTTACCTCAAGGGACAGGATTATGTTTCTCCGATCGAGATCGCGTATATTGCCAAAGAGATCCTTCGCCACAGGATCATACTGAGTTATGAGGCACAGGCGGAAGATATAACCCAGGACTACATCATTGAAAAGATCCTGGCGGCGGTACCGATCCCTTAA